In Desulforegula conservatrix Mb1Pa, the genomic window GTACACCTGTTCCCATCCCGAACACAGAAGTTAAGTCCTTTAGCGCCGATGGTACTGCGTGGGTAGCTGCGTGGGAGAGTAGGTCGCCGCCGATTTCTATTTTAAGGCTTTTGCTATTATTATTTTAGCAAAAGCCTTTTTTATTTGTGCGTTCTATCTTTCAGATTAGATAAATAGTACAAATTAAATAGTCACCGACCACCGGCAAAGCCGGTGGCATGGAATTCTGAACCGCTCAAAGCGGTAAAAAATGGGGATCACCTAAAGGTGATTAATCAAACAGTCTTAACTGTTCAATTCTGCGGTCCTCATATTCTTGTTTTCTAATATACTCTCGAACCGCCAGCGCATCTTTGCCAACTGTCGATACATAATAGCCTCTTGCCCAAAAATTCTGACCAGTAAAATTCTTTTTCCGGCCACCATAATTCCTTGCAATGCTTATTGCACTCTTCCCCTTTATAAAGCCTACTACTTGAGCCACAGAATACTTTGGGGGAATCGAAATAAGCATATGAACATGATCTGACATCAAGTGGCCTTCCAATATTGCACTTTCTTTTTGTCTGGCCAAATCTCGAAATACATCTCCCAAATATTTCCTCAATTCTACATAAATAGTCTTTTTTCTATACTTTGGAATCCATACTATATGATACTTGCATTCCCAGGCACTATGGCTTAGGCTTTGTCTGTCACTCATTGAAGTCTCCTTTAACTTGAACTTTAGGCGGTTCAGTTATTGGAGACTTCTTCTTATTCCATGATCTGTCAAACTCTGTGAGTCCACCGGCAGAGCCGGGGGTTAATTATGAAATCAGCTGTTTATTAGACGGTTTTCTCATAAGCTAACATCAAGTAGCTTCTGGTTTTTCCCAAAGACCGTCTGATCTAAGATTATAGTTTAGACTTTTAAGGGTCTTAAGAATGAAAACATCCAGGAATATAAGCGTAGATCTTGGAAATGTAAGCTTCACGACCTTCTTTACAAGTTCAGATGATTCATTTTTTGTCATATCCTCAAATATTTCTTCCAAGTCTATCGGAGCATTTTTATTTTCTATAAGTTCTTTTATAAGGTCAAGAATTTCAATATGTTTTCTTTTTGAGTCGTCTATGTATTTTAATATTTCTTCATTTCCGATGATCGGCATATAGTGGCCTGTAGCTAATATTTCTATATCTTCTTTATGTACGAATTCTTCTAAAAAAACAAAACTCCTGAATGTCTCTTCAATATCACCAAACTGAATATCATTGGGGTTCAGAAAATTAAGGCAGTCTCCTACAAAAATCGCTTTGGCTGGTTCAAGGTAATACATGATATGGTCATCTGTGTGCCCGGGAGTTTCGAAAGCATAAAGCCCCTCATTAATCACCCATCCTTGAACTGATATTTTCTTAAGATCTATGGCTTTCTTGTATTTTTCCCAAAGAATACAAATATTTGATTTTCCGGAATGTATTCTGCCTATAGTAAATAGCGAATAGAAATAGCTTGTAAAAAAAAGAAGTATCATGGGCAGAAGAGGTGATATTTTATTTAGAAACATTATGATACCGAGCTGTGTTCTGCTGAACATTTTGAATCTTTTGAGAAGAGGTCTAAGGCGCATTGATTTGGCCATCTCAATAATCTGGCCGGTACCATTTGTCCTTAGATATTTGATTTTTTCATATGCATTAAAATGGTATATTATTTTACTGTTTTTCTTAGAAATTTTTCCATTGTTTGCTATGTGGTCGTTGTGGTAATGGGTGCACAGAATGTCAAAATTATATTTATTTGATAGATGTTTTTTGATTTCATCAGATCTTTTTTTGCCGCAGGCTGTGTCAATAATATACTGTTTATCATTTATCTCAAATAGATAGGTGTTTGCAATATCGCTACCTCTGCCAGGATCTTGAGATTTTGCCAAAATTACTATTCCATTTTGGGACAGTTTGGCTAATATTTTTTCCGTAGTATTATTCATTATTATATTTATTCGTTTGGTTGGGGGAAATAGTGTCGCATATGCTATCAGCGAAGCTGGTAAAAATTGTAATTATTTGAAATGAATAGCTAATTTAATAATTGAATGTATATTAAACTCTAAACAGGCGTTTGTAAAATGAAAAAAAAGCTTAGACTCATATCATGGAATGTCAACGGGATACGTGCATCTATTAAAAAGGATTTTGTTAGTTCGATTCTGAAGCTTGATGCTGATATTCTCGCAATTCAGGAGACTAAGATACAGCCAGATCAGATCACCGAAGAAATAAGAAATATATACGGTTATTCGTCATGGTGGTCATGCTCCAGAATAAAAAAGGGGTATAGTGGTGTTGCAGTATATTCCAGGATAGAACCTTTGTCAGTCACAACGGATTTTGGTATAGGCTATTTGGATGAAGAGGGCAGGGTTATTGAAATGGATTTTGGTGATTTTGTTTTCTTTAATGTATACTTCCCCAATGGTCAGATGAGTGATGAGCGACTTCAATATAAGCTTGATTTCTACGAGTCTCTTTTCTGCCGTGTAAACGAACTAAAGCGCTCTGGCAAGAGCATAGTAATTGCCGGAGATTATAACACAGCTCACAATGAAATTGATCTTAAGCATCCAAAAGCCAATGAAAAAAACTCCGGTTTCCTTAGGGTTGAGCGGGACTGGCTCGATAGAATCGTGGGAGATGGATATGTGGATACATTTAGAACGCTATATCCTGAAACTGTGAAATATTCATGGTGGACATACAGGGCAAACGCGAGAAAGAACAATGTCGGCTGGCGTATAGATTATTTTTTTGTAACAGATGACATCTTCAATCACGACTGGGTTGCTGATGCCTTTATAAACAATGATATATATGGATCAGACCACTGTCCTGTCGGACTTGTACTTGATATCAAGAAGTCTGTGTGAATCAACATACTATACTGAACGCATGCCGGTTTGTTGTTATTCCCTTTACTGATTTGGTAGAGGGGCAGGTTTGAATTGGCGGTTGAGCCACATTGAATTTGAGAAATTTATTTTGTGATGATGATTTGACAAAATAGTAAAATGTCCGATTTCCGTCATTCCGGCGGGGCCTGTCCCTGTGAAACAGGGATTCTGAATCCAGAAGTATCTGAAAATACTAAGATGCCTGATCAAGCCCTGCATGACTCCACCTTCGTTTTTTGACTTTTTGCAACTCCACCAAATTTGACAGGCCGATATTTGAAATGATCGATTATTTATAAAAGGAGAGATTGCAACTCTCTCCTTTTTAGTCCTATTTATATATATCAGAAAGGTTTTTAATAGGAGTAACGAACCCTCCAGGGCCTATCTGGGTCAGATATACAAATTTTGAGCCAGCCCTCTCTTTTGGAGAAAAGGTGAATGTGAACCCTCCTATATCCGTATCTTCCTGTGCCTCAGCAGCTTTATAAAAGGCTTCACGGGTCAATGACGCCCCTTCTGCTTCTTCCAGTATTCTGCATAAAGCTTTTGCTGCTATGAATCCTTCAACTCCAGCAAATGATGGTTCTGCTTTTGGAGTGTATTTCTCAGATAATTTCGTATATTCAGCTATTACAGGTATCTTAAGATAATTTGGGAAAGGCACTACCTGATTAATTATAACTCCAAGACCCTTATTCAGAAGTTGTTTCCCCATGGTATCACCATCTGCAAATGAGAAGGCAATAAGCAATGATTCTGTCTTTTTCGCTTTGATCCTTGAAATGAACTCCGAGCCAACCCTGCTTGAGGCTGCAATCAGTATAGCGTCAGGATTGTTGGATGTTGCGGTCTGAATTGCTTCATCAATGTTTTTGAAATCTGATGATATGTTAGCACTGAAGGAAACAGGCACAGCCTTTTTTTCCATGACTCTGCGAGTTGATTCAAACGCTGACGATCCTGTTTCATTCTCTTCGTAAACAATTCCAATCCTTTTAAGATCCTTTTCAACCAGTCTGTCGATCATTGCAATAGCTTCTTCGTTGAATCCGGCTCTCAGGCAGAAAATTTGTTTGACAAGAGGCGTTCTAAGCGACTCGCTCCCTGAAACAGGGGCGAAGAATGGAATATTTGCTTTTTTAATGAAAGGTATAATATTGCTGTAGGTTGACGTAACGCCTGCGTAGCCAAAAAGGGCAAAAACCTTGTCAACTTCAATTAATCTTTCTGTGTTTTTAAGCACGAGGCCTGAATCCGAGTTGTCATTATATGTTATTATCCTGATTTTTTTGCCTTTTATGCCTCCTGCATCATTTATTTTGGATAAATATGCTGTCGCTCCATCCTTGAAGCTGGTTCCAAAGTCTTTATATGGGCCTTCAAGGTCGCATGACTGCCCAAAGACTATTTCTTGATTAATTTTTTCATTTTCTGCCGAACAATCTGAATAAACAATAAAAAATGTAAGAAGTGCAAAAATAAATAAGAAATTTTTGTTTTTTATCATAAATGTGACCTCTCGAAATAGTGAGATGGGATGAAAATGGGGGGTGAATCTATATCTGCCTGAACTCAGTTGAGCCCAGGCAGATTATGTCAAATTTAGGTTGAAAGCGATCTGATCATTACACCGAGATAGAATTTAGCATGCCCGAATGGCGCGGACATATTTGCCCTGTGATTAGCAAAGAAACTGCTATAGTCGCTGTTAAGGACTATTATCGGATGAATATGCTGGGCATGCTCAAGCGATTCTATCGCATGGTGGAGGGATTCGGAGCTGTTTCTGCTTTTAAGCGTTTCGTCAAAATCAATTTCTATTGCTTTAAGCACCTCGGACATTGCAATCGCAACGCCCTGGGCATAATAGAAATAATCATCCGCTTTGAAAAAGCTGACTTCATCGCCGTTTTCTTCCTTGATTTTGGCCAGATTCTCTTCACAACTACCTATAATATTTCTGTAAGTATCAAGCAGATAAATAAGATTGTCGCTTCTGGTATAAAACGTTGCTTCGCCTGTTCCAAGTTTTTTCTTGTATGCATTTATTTCTTTAATACCGTTTTCATATTCAGATTCAGCCGAAGGAAGCCAGAATTTATAAGGGCTGTAATTGAAATTGCTTCTCGCTCTGAAAAGGCTCTGGTGATAGGCTTGTATGCTTCCGGTTTTTGCTATGCGCTCTGTAAGTATTTCAACGGTCCTTCTTGTTACTTCCAGAACTCCAAGCTGGATATTTTCAACATTGTCAGTGGGTTTTATAATATCATTTGGTCTCCATCCATAGAATCTATTAAGCTCATTCTCTAGAGGCGTGGTTATTGCTTCAGCAAAAGCCCAGCCAGCTGGTTTTCCGCTTTTTGAGAGACCACGGGCTGGCTGTGCTTCCTGTGAGTGTCCCTCTGCCTGGGTCTGGGCTTTTGGAGCATGGCTTTCAGCAGCTTTTGGCTCCTTAAGTTCAAATTTATCAGGTGTTACAGCATGCTCGATTTCTGCCTCCGCTATTTTTTCAGTTTGACCTTCCTCACCACTAGGCTTTGCATCTGATACAGCTTCGCCTGGATCATTTGCCGGGGCTTCGGCTTTAGTTTGGTGCTGGGCTATTTCGGGGTTTTTCTTTTCTATGAATGAAAGAATTCCTCCGATAAAAACCATTACAATCAGTGCCGCCATAACGTACTTGAACATCTGGAAGCTAGCGTAAAGCTTATAACCTTTTTTTTCTTCGTTTTTGTTATCCATCATCAGACTCCTGGTTTGGCTCCTGGTTTGGGGTTTATCTGATTATCACGTTCTTTTTCTAAGTTTTCTTGTGTCACCGATTCTTATGGTGAAATTTATACTGTCAAAATATTCAAGCAAAGGTATCAGATATTTTCTGGAAAGACCTGTCATATCCTTGAATAATGGCGCAGAAATTTCATCATTTGCAATTAGAAAATCGTAAAGCTGTTGCTCAAGATTTTTCATCGCACCAGCTTCAAAAAACAGGTCATCCTTGGCTTTGATAATTTTTCCTTCTTTGACGAGAAGCAACAATACATCTTTTGCAGCCTGTGAGTCAATATTCAGTTCATCATACATCTGCTTGAAAGATGGGGGCGTCAGGCCGCTTTGTGTATAAATCTCCAGAATTCTTTCTTTTACTTTCTGCTGATCTTCATGGAGAGCAACCTTATGCGTTGAAAGATGTACAACATTTTCACTCTGAATTACCCTGCCGTCCTTGATCAGTCTCTGAATAGCGTGATTGAAAAATTTTCCGCCTGCAAAATCAGGAAATTTGGATTTAAGTTCTTCTTTGGGCATACCATTTTTTAATGGGTTTTGTCTGTGATAGTTGGTTAATAGAGTAAGCAGCTTTTCATTGAAAGAAGAAAGTGTTTTTTCATGGATGTAAATTCTGTTTTCTTTATCAACCTGAACAGCCTTTCTGTCTGAAAGAAGCTTGGACATAACTCCGTCAAGTTTCTTTTCTGAAAGATTTGTCATAAGTTTCATGTCATCGAACGAAATCCCGTTGTAACCTGTCTGTTCAATCTGAAAATCTATTCCTGCTTCAATATCGCCGGCGGTTATGGATGAAAGTCCCTCTGATATGTGCTCTTTGAGTCTTTTGTGTTTTTTGGGTATAGGATTGAGGATGACCCCGCCACCAACAGTTCTCACCGGTGTTTCGCTTCTAAGGACAAATCTGTCATCCTTGACACATGTGACCGGAGTGTCGAGACGGATCTGTACAAGGGCTGTCTCTCCTGGTTCAACCTGTTCCTGGTCAAGAAGGATCAGATTTCCGTGGAGTTCTGCCGTTCCAGCATGAAATCTTATTTTAGATCGGTTTTTTAAGGCCCTTGCGTTGCTTTTAAGATATGTGAATGAGGCATCAACAAGATAACTCGGCTTTAGAGTGTCAGGGAGTGCAATTACATCTCCCCTGCTTACTTCATCAAGGTCAAGTCCCTGGAAATTTATGGCTGTTCGCATTCCCGCTCTTGCAGATTCCACAGGAGAATTGTGAACCTGAATTCCTCTTATTTTGGTGTTGGTCTTTTTGGGATAGATCATCACAGTGTCACCTACGGAGATTTTTCCTGAAGCAAGAGTTCCTGTGATGACTGTTCCAAATCCCTTCATTGTGAACACCCTGTCCACTGGTATTCTGAAAAGCCCTGATGAGCTTTTTTCCGGGATATTTTCAGCAATTTTATCAACTGTTTTTATAAGTTGATCCATACCTTCGCCTGTTGCAGAAGATACCGGAATGATCGGAGAGTTTTCAAGAAAGGTTCCTGAGGTGAATTCCTTAATGTCCTCAATTACCATATCAAGCCATTCCTGCTCGACCAGATCCCTTTTGGTAAGAACAATCAATCCATGCTGTAAACCAAGAAGGCTGCAAATTTCAAGATGCTCCCTGGTCTGGGGCATTATGCTTTCATCAGATGCTATTATCATGGCAACCATGTCTATACCTGTGACCCCGGCAACCATGTTTTTTACAAATCTTTCGTGTCCAGGAACGTCTACAATTCCCACATGGGTTCCGCTCGGAAGATCCATGAACGCAAAGCCAAGCTCTATTGTAATGCCTCGCTCTTTTTCTTCTTTAAGTCTGTCTGTGTCTATTCCAGTAAGGGCTCTTACGAGTGACGTTTTGCCGTGATCAATATGCCCTGCTGTTCCCAGAATGATTTCCTTCAAGGGGTAAGCTCCTGATAGGTTAATGTAGGGATTATATTAATAATTATAATTTGTTTTAGGCTTAAAATGCTTTCTAAGGCAAAGAAGCTATGTTTTAGAAGATCAATATATATATTTTAGTTGCCGGTCAAGTAAACTTTGCCAACAGGAAGCTCTGTTTGATCAAGTGTTGCTGGATCTCAATAGCTGTGATTTGACTTCTTTTATGGATTTATACTCTTTTCTTGGTGCAGCCCAGAAAATTAAGATACTAACGACCCTATATTGGGGCAGAAAAGTCATGCTTAAAATGACTTATTAAGCTTGCATAATGGATAATAACCAAAAAAAACCTAAAAAATGCTTGCTAAAATATCACT contains:
- the tnpA gene encoding IS200/IS605 family transposase; protein product: MSDRQSLSHSAWECKYHIVWIPKYRKKTIYVELRKYLGDVFRDLARQKESAILEGHLMSDHVHMLISIPPKYSVAQVVGFIKGKSAISIARNYGGRKKNFTGQNFWARGYYVSTVGKDALAVREYIRKQEYEDRRIEQLRLFD
- a CDS encoding MBL fold metallo-hydrolase — encoded protein: MAKSQDPGRGSDIANTYLFEINDKQYIIDTACGKKRSDEIKKHLSNKYNFDILCTHYHNDHIANNGKISKKNSKIIYHFNAYEKIKYLRTNGTGQIIEMAKSMRLRPLLKRFKMFSRTQLGIIMFLNKISPLLPMILLFFTSYFYSLFTIGRIHSGKSNICILWEKYKKAIDLKKISVQGWVINEGLYAFETPGHTDDHIMYYLEPAKAIFVGDCLNFLNPNDIQFGDIEETFRSFVFLEEFVHKEDIEILATGHYMPIIGNEEILKYIDDSKRKHIEILDLIKELIENKNAPIDLEEIFEDMTKNESSELVKKVVKLTFPRSTLIFLDVFILKTLKSLNYNLRSDGLWEKPEAT
- a CDS encoding exodeoxyribonuclease III; translated protein: MKKKLRLISWNVNGIRASIKKDFVSSILKLDADILAIQETKIQPDQITEEIRNIYGYSSWWSCSRIKKGYSGVAVYSRIEPLSVTTDFGIGYLDEEGRVIEMDFGDFVFFNVYFPNGQMSDERLQYKLDFYESLFCRVNELKRSGKSIVIAGDYNTAHNEIDLKHPKANEKNSGFLRVERDWLDRIVGDGYVDTFRTLYPETVKYSWWTYRANARKNNVGWRIDYFFVTDDIFNHDWVADAFINNDIYGSDHCPVGLVLDIKKSV
- a CDS encoding ABC transporter substrate-binding protein; amino-acid sequence: MIKNKNFLFIFALLTFFIVYSDCSAENEKINQEIVFGQSCDLEGPYKDFGTSFKDGATAYLSKINDAGGIKGKKIRIITYNDNSDSGLVLKNTERLIEVDKVFALFGYAGVTSTYSNIIPFIKKANIPFFAPVSGSESLRTPLVKQIFCLRAGFNEEAIAMIDRLVEKDLKRIGIVYEENETGSSAFESTRRVMEKKAVPVSFSANISSDFKNIDEAIQTATSNNPDAILIAASSRVGSEFISRIKAKKTESLLIAFSFADGDTMGKQLLNKGLGVIINQVVPFPNYLKIPVIAEYTKLSEKYTPKAEPSFAGVEGFIAAKALCRILEEAEGASLTREAFYKAAEAQEDTDIGGFTFTFSPKERAGSKFVYLTQIGPGGFVTPIKNLSDIYK
- a CDS encoding DUF2333 family protein, whose translation is MMDNKNEEKKGYKLYASFQMFKYVMAALIVMVFIGGILSFIEKKNPEIAQHQTKAEAPANDPGEAVSDAKPSGEEGQTEKIAEAEIEHAVTPDKFELKEPKAAESHAPKAQTQAEGHSQEAQPARGLSKSGKPAGWAFAEAITTPLENELNRFYGWRPNDIIKPTDNVENIQLGVLEVTRRTVEILTERIAKTGSIQAYHQSLFRARSNFNYSPYKFWLPSAESEYENGIKEINAYKKKLGTGEATFYTRSDNLIYLLDTYRNIIGSCEENLAKIKEENGDEVSFFKADDYFYYAQGVAIAMSEVLKAIEIDFDETLKSRNSSESLHHAIESLEHAQHIHPIIVLNSDYSSFFANHRANMSAPFGHAKFYLGVMIRSLST
- the selB gene encoding selenocysteine-specific translation elongation factor, which gives rise to MKEIILGTAGHIDHGKTSLVRALTGIDTDRLKEEKERGITIELGFAFMDLPSGTHVGIVDVPGHERFVKNMVAGVTGIDMVAMIIASDESIMPQTREHLEICSLLGLQHGLIVLTKRDLVEQEWLDMVIEDIKEFTSGTFLENSPIIPVSSATGEGMDQLIKTVDKIAENIPEKSSSGLFRIPVDRVFTMKGFGTVITGTLASGKISVGDTVMIYPKKTNTKIRGIQVHNSPVESARAGMRTAINFQGLDLDEVSRGDVIALPDTLKPSYLVDASFTYLKSNARALKNRSKIRFHAGTAELHGNLILLDQEQVEPGETALVQIRLDTPVTCVKDDRFVLRSETPVRTVGGGVILNPIPKKHKRLKEHISEGLSSITAGDIEAGIDFQIEQTGYNGISFDDMKLMTNLSEKKLDGVMSKLLSDRKAVQVDKENRIYIHEKTLSSFNEKLLTLLTNYHRQNPLKNGMPKEELKSKFPDFAGGKFFNHAIQRLIKDGRVIQSENVVHLSTHKVALHEDQQKVKERILEIYTQSGLTPPSFKQMYDELNIDSQAAKDVLLLLVKEGKIIKAKDDLFFEAGAMKNLEQQLYDFLIANDEISAPLFKDMTGLSRKYLIPLLEYFDSINFTIRIGDTRKLRKRT